CCCACCTGGAACGACTCGGCGTTCACGCAGCACCTGGACCTCCGCACGGGCAGCACATTGACCCTCCGGGCCCAGGACCTGGGCCTGAAGGAAATCGGCCAGGTGAGCGTCGTGCCGGGCTCCTACACAGCCGGAGAGCACTACCGCCTGAGCCTCAGCGCTGATCGCCAAGTGGCCACCATCGAACTGCTGGCCCTGCCCCGCTTCAAGAACGACAAAGTGGTATTCGCCCTCGCGGAGTGAGGGCGCGAGCGGCGCCATGGTACGATGCTGGATCCGTCCGGCGCCGCCCAGGGCCCCCCGCCTGCGCCGACGGCCACGCCACCCTCCGCCGGGATCGCCATGTCCTCCCTCTTCGGCCACGCACTCGCGGGCCTCGCCATCAGCGCCGCCTGCACCCGGAGCCGCCCGCCGCGCCGGGTCTGGGCCTTCGCCGTGGCCTGCGCCGTGGCGCCGGATCTGGACTGGTTCATGGAGTTCTTCCAGCTTTCCCAGAGAGCCAGCCTGGCCCACCGGGGGATCAGCCACTCCCTGCTGGCCGCCCTGCTCATCGCGGTGGCCGCCATGCTCATTGGCTTCAGGCCCCAGCTGCGCAGCGCCCGCCTCTGGACCTGCATGCTGGCCGCGTCCTTCTCCCACGGCCTGCTGGATGCCTGCACCTTTGGTGGCACCGGTGTGGCCTTCCTGCTGCCCTTTTCCAATGCGCGATTCGTGGGCGCCTGGCAGCCCATTTTCGTGTCGCCCATCCCTCTCTCGGGCAAGCTGCTCGACTGGCTGCTGTTCTCCCTGGGCACCGAGATCGTGTGGATCGGCCTTCCCGCCGCCGTGGTGTTCTTCGCCCCCCAGACCATGCAGCGGCTGCGCCTGTCCATGCAGAGGCTGCGCCTGCGCTGGAAGCAGTCCGAAGAATCCAGCTAACAGTCGCGGTTACGGTTTTTCGCCGGATCCCCGCGCCTTCACCAGCTGCCCGCAGGCGCCCTGCACGTCGCGGCCCCGGCTGCGGCGCACGGTGACGAAGCAGCCGCGATCCTTCAGCCAGCCGGCGAACTGCTGCACACGATCTTCACCGGGCTCGCGGAAGCCGCTGGCCGCATGCTCATTCATGGGAATCAGGTTCAGGTTGTGGCCGCGGCGCAGGTCCCCCAACCAATCGGCCAGTCGCTGGGCATCGGCCTCGGTGTCGTTCTCGCCCGCCAGCAGCACGTACTCGAAACAGAACTTCTCGCCGCGCGCAGGCCCCCAGGCGTCCAGCGCCTGCCGGAGCCTCGCCAGGTTCCAGACGCGGTTCACGGGCATGGTGCGGCTTCGGGCTTCGTCCGTGGTGGCGTTCAGGCTCAGGGCCAGCAGCGGGCGCGGTTCCATCCGCGCCAGTTTCTCGATGCCGCTCACCAGGCCCGAGGTGCTCACGGTGATGCGGTTCTTCCCCAGGCCCAGGCCCGCGGGATGGCACATGAGGCGGATGGCGCGATGCAGGTGGTCGAGGTTGTGCAAAGGCTCACCCATGCCCATGAACACCAGGGTGACGAGGTGGCCGCGGTCGGGACCGAGCTGGGCCATGAGGGCCAGCACCTGGCCCAGGATTTCGCCGGGCTGCAGGTTGCGCAGGATGCCCATGCTGCCCGTGGCGCAGAAGGTGCAGCCCATGGCACAGCCCACCTGGCTGGAGATGCAGTAGGTCACGCGCGGGTGGCGCACCCGGCGCGGCATGTGGACCGCCTCGATGCGCTTGCCATCGGCCAGCTCCAGGGCCAGCTTGGTGGAGCCATCCCCAGAGGGCTGCTGCTCCACGAGGCGCGGCAGATCCAGGTCGGCCACGCCTTCCAGCCAACGGCGGATGCCCACGCCCAGATCCGGCGCACCCTCCTCCCAGGTCCAGGGGCGATGCAGCCGCTTGAAGGTTTCGAGGGCGCTGCCCGGACAGCCCAGAGCCTCAAGATCCTCTGGAAACAGGCCCCAGGCCGAAGGCAGGCCACCTCGCTCGGGGGCGGGCACATCCCAGGGCATGGCTGTGGCCTTCGTCATCCCGCCATTCTATCGGCCCCGCTCAGATGGCGCTTTCCGCAGTCCCGCCTTTCGCCGTCTGTGGCGCCCGGGGCAGTATCAGGACATTACCCAGCAGGCACAGCAGCACACCAACCAACAGCCAACCATGCCATCGGAGCCCTTCGAGGGCGGTGGAAAGGACCAGCGCCACGACAGGGATCGCCACCATGGCGTAGCCCGCCCGGCCTGCCCCGATGCGGCCGACCAGGGTGAGGTAGGCGCCGAACGCCAGGATGGAACCGAAGACGGCCAGGAACGCCAGGGAGCCCATGTACCGCAGAGAGCTGTCGAAGACGAAGGGACGCCCCGCCGCCCATGCGTAAAGCGCCACAAAGAGGGCGCCGTAGCCCATGCTCACCGCGTTGCCCTGCACCACAGGTATGCCCTGGCGCTGGTTCCGCTGGGAAACCAGGTTGCTGAGGCTCGCCGCCACCGTCCCCCCTACGGCCAACGCCAGGCCCGCCCGCAGGCCGTGTCCCGGCATCGTGGTCCCGGCTCCGGGGAGGCAGATGAATCCAACCCCGGTCACCCCGAGGGCGGTACCCCAGAGGGCTTTCCCCGGCACCGGCGTGCCGAAGAACACTCTTGCGCCCAGCAGGTTCAGGATCGCCATCAGGGAAAAGATCACGGCCATGAGACCCGACGGAATGCGCTGTTCCGCCAGGTACACGCAGACGTAGTTCAATCCGAACATCAGCGCCCCCTGGAGCGCCATCCACCCATGCTCCCTCAGGGTGAAACGCAGCTTCAGGCGGCGGAGGAGGGACCAGCCCGCGAGCAGGCCCGCCGCCAAGGCGAACCGGTAGGCCACCGAGACCTCCGGCGCCACACGACCGTACTGGAAGGTGATGGCGATCCAGGTGGATCCCCAGATCAGCACCGAGACGAGGTAGAGGGTGAGGTTGTTCATCGCACTCCAGGTTCGCAGCTGCGCGGCCCGCGGTCGTTAAGTCGTTGCCACCCGGCCATCAAGCCTTTGCCGCCAGGTCGGTGTGCTCGGTCTGGAAGGCCTTGATGGAGGGCATGCTCCAGCCTCCGCGGGACAGGCGCCACCCGTTCTCCACCTTCTCCCAGCCCACATGAGCGTAGTAGTCCTTGGCGATGGGCGAGGCCAGCAACACCCACTGCACACCCTTACTCAGGCCCTGTGCAAGATCCAGCAGGCGCCGCCCCACGCCTCGATGCTGGTAGGCGGGGTGGATGGCCAGGTCGCAGACATAACCATCGAAAGCGAAATCCGTCCAGCCCCGCAGCAGGCCCACCAGGCGCTCGCCGTCATAGGCCGAGATCACGACGTTGGAGCCCTCGAACATCCGGCGGATCCGCTCGGGGTCGTGGATGGGACGGCGCAGGGGCGCTGCGGCGTAGAGGGCTCGGATGGCCTCCACCTCGGGGCGGCGGTCCAGGTGGAAGGTCAGTCCGGCGCTCATGCGGACTCCCCCGGAAGGTCTGGCTGGAAGGCCACGCCCAGGCGGTTCCATGCGTTGATGAGGGCGATGGCGTAGGTGAGGTCCACCAGCTCCTGCTCGGTGAAATACTGCGCTGTTTCCCGGTAGAGGGCTTCGTCCACCTCATGGCGGCTGAGGAGCGTCAGGGCCTCGGCCCAGGCCAGCGCCGCCCGCTCCCGGGGCGTGAAGAGGGGCGCCTCGTGCCAGGCCGCCAAGACATTCAGCCGACGCTGGGATTCGCCGCCCTTCAGGGCGTCCGTGGCATGCATGTCCATGCAGAAGGCACAGCCATTGAGTTGCGACACCCGCACCTGCACCAGTTCTCGGAGGCTGGACTCCAGTCCTGAGGCTCGCAGGTGTTTCGAGACCTGCAGCAGGCCCTGGAAGGCGGCTGGGGCCAACTCGCCGTGGTAGATCGAGGTGCGCATGTGAACTCCGCGGCCAAAAAGCCATCTCCAGAATCGGCTTGCATGGCCTATTGAAAAGATCCATTTTTGAAATTTGGACTAGACCATGCGCCCCTGGACCTTCCCCATCGCCCTCCAAGGCCCTTCCGAAGCTGGCGCCCGGGATCCCCTCTTCCAGCAGATCGCCCAGGCCATCCGCAGCGACATCCGGCGGGGCCGCCTGAAGCCGGGCGATGCCCTGCCCGGTTCGCGCAGCCTCGCCCAGACCCTGGGCGTCCATCGGAACACCGTGCTGGCCGCCTACCGGGAGCTGGAGGCCGAAGGCTGGACCACTACCGGGCAAAGGGCCACGCACGTGGCCGCCGACCTGCCCGAAGCGCCCGCGCGCAGGGGCCGCCGTGAGCAGGGTCCCGGCTACGACCTGGAGATGCCTCACCCCGCGCCAGCCCGGCTCAGCCTGCGCGACGCCCCGCCGCATCGCCTGCTGTTCGGTGGAGGGCTGCCGGACCTGCGCCTGGTACCAACGGATCTGCTGGCCCGAGCCTATCGCCGGGCCCTGAAGGTGCCCTCATTGCTCGGCTACGGTGATGCCCGGGGCGAGCCGCGCCTGCGCACCGCCCTCGCACACCTGCTATCGGAGACGCGCGGCCTTTCGGTGAGCGCCGAGCAGGTGCTGGTCGCCTCCGGCAGCCAGGGTGCGCTGGATCTCGTGGCCCGGAACCTCCTGAAGCCCGGTGACCGGGTGGCCGTGGAGGATCCTGGCTATCCCGCCGCCTGGGCCACCTTGCGGGCCTCGGGAGCGACCCTGCTGCCCCTGCCCGTGGACGCCGCGGGTCTCCGGGTCGAGGCCCTGGAAGCCGCGCTGAGGGAAGGCCCGGTGCGGGCCATCTACCTCACGCCCCACCACCAGTTCCCCACCACGGTCACCATGAACGCCGCCCGCCGCCTGCGGCTGCTGGAGGTGGCCCGTCGGCATCGCATCGCCCTGCTGGAAGACGACTACGACAACGAGTTTCATTATGAGGGCCGGCCGGTGCTGCCCCTGGCCAGCAACGATCCCGGCGGCGTGGTGATCTACCTGGGCACCCTGTCGAAGATCCTGGCCCCGGGGCTGCGCATCGGCTTCCTCACAGGTCCGCAGGCACTCATCAACGCCCTGGGCGCCCGTCGCGCCGCCTCTGAAGGCCAGGGGGACCACGCCATCCAGCGGGTGGCGGCCGAGCTGCTGGAGGATGGCCTGCTCCAGCGCCATGCCCGGAAAATGCGGCGGACCTACCTCGCGCGGCGCGGCACCCTGGCCGCTTCGCTGGAAAAGCACCTCCACGGCGTGGTGCACTTCGAAGTGCCTCCAGGGGGCATGAGCCTCTGGCTCCAGGTGGATCCCGGGCTGGATGCGGACCGCTGGGCCGAACGGGCGGAGCGGCAGGGCGTCACCATCTACACGGGCCGCCGCTTCGACTTTCGCGGCCAGGCACGGCCGAACCTGCGCCTGGGCTTCTCATCGCTGAATGAGCGGGAGCTGGAGGAGGCCGTGGGCCGCCTGGCCAGGGCGCTGCCCTGAAGGCTCAGGCCACCAGATCCTTCGGTCGGATGTCCGCGCCGCGCCTTGTGCCCAGGGCGCTGACGCCGAGCTGGGCGGGATCGAGCAGTTCCCGGGCCACCCGCAGCACATCGGCGGTGGTCACCGCGGCGATCTCGGCCATCTGCTGATCGAGGCTGCGCAGTTCCCCCAGGTGAATGGCCTGGTGGGCCAGGCTGAACATGCGGCTGCTGCTGCTCTCCTGGCTGAAGACCAGGCTGGTGCGGGCTTGGAGCTTGGCGCGCTCCAGCTCGTCATCCGCCACGCCCGCCTCGCGGATGCGGGCGCACTCTGCAACGGTGCGCTGCACCAGCTCGCGCAGCTGGGCGGGAGCGCAGCTGGCGCTGATCTGCAGGGCGCCGGTGTCGGCGTAGGGGCTCATGTAGCTGCCCACCTGGTAGCAGAGGCCCCGGCGCTCACGCAGCTCCATGAAGAGGCGCGAGGCCATGCCGCCGCCCAGCACGTGGCTGAGCAGGTGTGCCGCGGCGCGGTCCGGCGAGTGATGCCCCGGCGCCGGGAAGCCCAGGACCAGGTTGGCCTGCTGCAGATCCTTGCGGGGCACGTTGAGCAGGAAGGGGCGGGTGCTGGCCTGGGCTTCCGGGGTGTGGGCAGTGCCCTTGGGCAGGCGATCCAGGATGGGCTTCAGCAGCTCGAGGAAGGGCCCCGGTTCGATGGCGCCGGCGGCGGCGATCACCAGGTTGGGCGCCCGGTAGGTGTGCTCGAAGAAGGCGCGGGCCTCCGCGGGGCCATAGCCCGACACCTGGTCCCGGAGCCCCAGGATGGGATGGGCCAGGGGGGTGCCTTCCCAGAAACCGCCATAGAACAGTTCGCTCACCCAGTCGTCGGGCTGGTCTTCGCTCTGGGCGATCTCCTCCAGGATGACGCCCCGCTCGCGGACCAGCTCCTCCGGCTCGAAGCGGGGGGCGGTCACCAGGTCGCCCAGCAGGTGGATCAGCTCAGGCAGCTGGTCGGCCAGCACCTTGCCGTAGAAGCAGGCCACCTCCTTGCCGGTGAAGGCGTCCACATGGCCACCCAGGCGATCCGTGGCCGCGGCCAGCTCATCAGGCGTGGCATAGGCTTCCGTGCCCTTGAAGACCGTGTGCTCCAGGAAGTGGGCCAGGCCCTCCTCCGCGGGCCCCTCGTGGCGGGACCCCCGCCGCACCCAGAATCCCACCGCGCAGCTGCGCACATGGGGCAGCGGCTCGATCAGGATCTCGGTGCCCTCGGGCGTCAGGGTTTGGAACGGGGTTTCGGCCATCCCATCAGTTTACAGGGGGTGGTTCATGAACCTGAGTTGGAAGCTCACCAAAGGGAACCCACGGCCTCCACCTGGAGGGTCACCGGCGGTCCGTCTTGGCCAAACGGAATGCCGCCCTTATTGGAAAAGCGCAGGGCGCCGAGATACGGTTTGGCCGCCGGATCCACCCGAACGGTGATGGAGCCGCCCAGGCCGCCAGGCCCGTCACTCCCACCGGGGCCGTCGGACCCGGACTGGCCATTGCTTCCATCCGGACACCCATGCCCGCCCGAACCACCGGAGCCGCCCCGTCCGCCCCGGCCGCCGGGCCCCCCTCGCCCGCCATCGGCGATGAGCAGGAGGCTGCCGCCGTCCGGATCCACGAGGAAATACCGGGTCTGGCCTGGGCTCACGGCCTTCACCTGCAGCAGGGGATGGGCGCCAGGTCGCAGTCCCACCCACACCTGGAGATCGGGCCCAGGGGCGCCGGGGCCGCCGTCCCAGCCGGGGCCCCCGGACCAGCCATCGGAGCCGTTGCCCCCGGCCTGGGGATGGTCTGGGTCACAGGATCCGATGCTCCCCGACAAACCGGACGTGCCATCGTACCCATCAGTCCCGGGAGCGCCGGGATTCCCAGAATGATCGCTGATGAAGGCCCCGTTGTAGCGGACCGGAACATCCAGGTCGGCGGTGAGATCTCCCCGACCCACTGTTGCGGCATGAAGATGCGGAAGCATTCCGTCACTGCTGCGCGGATCCTCCGGCAGGGATACGCTTCCGAAAGCATCCACTTGAACCCCAGTGGCCTGGAAGGTGAAGTTGTCCCATCCCACCTGCCCTCCGCCCCGCCCTTCCGTCAGCAGAACCGGCCCCGCAGGCTGAGTGGCCGAAATCACCAGCGGCAGGCTGTGGCCCGGCAGGAGGGCGGGCCCCTCGGGAAGTCGGGCCTGAAGGCCGCTGATCGCCACGTTGGCCAGCCAGATGCGCACGTGCAGCGTCGCGGGGTAGCTCCAGACCGTGCCATGGCCGTTGGTCACGGAGGCCCGGAATCGGGCCCCGTCTTCGTCCAGGCTGGCGGCAGACACCGTGTATTGCAGAGTTTGTGCGCCTGGGATGGGCACATCATTCCGGTACCACTGGTAGATCAAACCACCTGCGCCCGTGGCAAGGCAGGTGAAGGTGACCGATTCCCCCACCTTCACCTTCTGATCCAAGGGTGAAACCAGAAAGATGGGACCTTCCTGGATGGGGCTGGACGGCTGCACGGGTGAGACCGTGCGGCGGCCCATGCAGCCCAAGAACAACAGCCCCAGAACCCCAATCAGGACAGCAGGCGTGCGACTCATGGCGTCTCCGAGGCACCGGGCATCCGGTATCAGAGGTGAATCTGCCTCTTTCCCAAGCCAAGGCCATCGGCCGAAAGTCCTGATGTTCACGTTCCCGACTTAAGTCGTGCCTGGGCGGAAAGCCTGACCGACCTACCCCTCCGCCTCGCTGCCCGCCAACCCGAGTGGCGTGCGTTGAAGCTTCCAGCCGGCCAGGCCCCAACAGAGGGCGCCGAAGGCGAGAAGCGCGAGACAGGCCAGCACGGGATGGGTGCTCACCTGCTCCTGGGCCAGCAGCTGGCTGGTGCGCACCTCGGCGGCGCGGCTGCCCGCCAGGCTTTCGATGTGATGGGTGAAGGTGAGGCGCTGCAGGATGGGCGGGAAGATCCGCACCAGCGGTTCCCAAAGGAAGAAGTAGAGGGCGCCCCAGAGCGTTCCCCGCTTGAAGAGCAGGCCCACCAGGGTCATGAGAGCCAATTCACCCCACCAGGCGCCCACCAGCGCCACCAGACGGCCAGGCAGCAGGGTGGGATCCCCGCCGATGATCTGAAGACCCAGGGTACCGAGGATGAGCCAGGCGGCGCCCCAGAAGAACCAGGGCAGTCCCTTGCCCAGGGGCAGAGCCCAGGCTGGAGCGGGACGCACCAGCATGAGCGGCAGGGTGCGCTGTTCCATGTCCTCGCGAATCCCCGCTGGAGCCGCCACCAGGGCCATGATGGGCAGCATCATCTTCACCAGCACTTCATGGAAGATCTTGAGCACCTCACCCGAATGGGGTGCGCTGTCCCCCGGGCCCTTGATCTGGATCGCGGTGTAGATGAGGAGGCTGAGCCCCACGGGCACCATGACCAGGGCGGCC
This sequence is a window from Geothrix sp. PMB-07. Protein-coding genes within it:
- a CDS encoding DMT family transporter, with protein sequence MNNLTLYLVSVLIWGSTWIAITFQYGRVAPEVSVAYRFALAAGLLAGWSLLRRLKLRFTLREHGWMALQGALMFGLNYVCVYLAEQRIPSGLMAVIFSLMAILNLLGARVFFGTPVPGKALWGTALGVTGVGFICLPGAGTTMPGHGLRAGLALAVGGTVAASLSNLVSQRNQRQGIPVVQGNAVSMGYGALFVALYAWAAGRPFVFDSSLRYMGSLAFLAVFGSILAFGAYLTLVGRIGAGRAGYAMVAIPVVALVLSTALEGLRWHGWLLVGVLLCLLGNVLILPRAPQTAKGGTAESAI
- the rlmN gene encoding 23S rRNA (adenine(2503)-C(2))-methyltransferase RlmN, with the translated sequence MTKATAMPWDVPAPERGGLPSAWGLFPEDLEALGCPGSALETFKRLHRPWTWEEGAPDLGVGIRRWLEGVADLDLPRLVEQQPSGDGSTKLALELADGKRIEAVHMPRRVRHPRVTYCISSQVGCAMGCTFCATGSMGILRNLQPGEILGQVLALMAQLGPDRGHLVTLVFMGMGEPLHNLDHLHRAIRLMCHPAGLGLGKNRITVSTSGLVSGIEKLARMEPRPLLALSLNATTDEARSRTMPVNRVWNLARLRQALDAWGPARGEKFCFEYVLLAGENDTEADAQRLADWLGDLRRGHNLNLIPMNEHAASGFREPGEDRVQQFAGWLKDRGCFVTVRRSRGRDVQGACGQLVKARGSGEKP
- a CDS encoding GNAT family N-acetyltransferase; this translates as MSAGLTFHLDRRPEVEAIRALYAAAPLRRPIHDPERIRRMFEGSNVVISAYDGERLVGLLRGWTDFAFDGYVCDLAIHPAYQHRGVGRRLLDLAQGLSKGVQWVLLASPIAKDYYAHVGWEKVENGWRLSRGGWSMPSIKAFQTEHTDLAAKA
- a CDS encoding metal-dependent hydrolase; amino-acid sequence: MLDPSGAAQGPPPAPTATPPSAGIAMSSLFGHALAGLAISAACTRSRPPRRVWAFAVACAVAPDLDWFMEFFQLSQRASLAHRGISHSLLAALLIAVAAMLIGFRPQLRSARLWTCMLAASFSHGLLDACTFGGTGVAFLLPFSNARFVGAWQPIFVSPIPLSGKLLDWLLFSLGTEIVWIGLPAAVVFFAPQTMQRLRLSMQRLRLRWKQSEESS
- a CDS encoding PLP-dependent aminotransferase family protein; protein product: MRPWTFPIALQGPSEAGARDPLFQQIAQAIRSDIRRGRLKPGDALPGSRSLAQTLGVHRNTVLAAYRELEAEGWTTTGQRATHVAADLPEAPARRGRREQGPGYDLEMPHPAPARLSLRDAPPHRLLFGGGLPDLRLVPTDLLARAYRRALKVPSLLGYGDARGEPRLRTALAHLLSETRGLSVSAEQVLVASGSQGALDLVARNLLKPGDRVAVEDPGYPAAWATLRASGATLLPLPVDAAGLRVEALEAALREGPVRAIYLTPHHQFPTTVTMNAARRLRLLEVARRHRIALLEDDYDNEFHYEGRPVLPLASNDPGGVVIYLGTLSKILAPGLRIGFLTGPQALINALGARRAASEGQGDHAIQRVAAELLEDGLLQRHARKMRRTYLARRGTLAASLEKHLHGVVHFEVPPGGMSLWLQVDPGLDADRWAERAERQGVTIYTGRRFDFRGQARPNLRLGFSSLNERELEEAVGRLARALP
- a CDS encoding pitrilysin family protein, coding for MAETPFQTLTPEGTEILIEPLPHVRSCAVGFWVRRGSRHEGPAEEGLAHFLEHTVFKGTEAYATPDELAAATDRLGGHVDAFTGKEVACFYGKVLADQLPELIHLLGDLVTAPRFEPEELVRERGVILEEIAQSEDQPDDWVSELFYGGFWEGTPLAHPILGLRDQVSGYGPAEARAFFEHTYRAPNLVIAAAGAIEPGPFLELLKPILDRLPKGTAHTPEAQASTRPFLLNVPRKDLQQANLVLGFPAPGHHSPDRAAAHLLSHVLGGGMASRLFMELRERRGLCYQVGSYMSPYADTGALQISASCAPAQLRELVQRTVAECARIREAGVADDELERAKLQARTSLVFSQESSSSRMFSLAHQAIHLGELRSLDQQMAEIAAVTTADVLRVARELLDPAQLGVSALGTRRGADIRPKDLVA
- a CDS encoding carboxymuconolactone decarboxylase family protein, with translation MRTSIYHGELAPAAFQGLLQVSKHLRASGLESSLRELVQVRVSQLNGCAFCMDMHATDALKGGESQRRLNVLAAWHEAPLFTPRERAALAWAEALTLLSRHEVDEALYRETAQYFTEQELVDLTYAIALINAWNRLGVAFQPDLPGESA
- a CDS encoding immunoglobulin domain-containing protein; translation: MSRTPAVLIGVLGLLFLGCMGRRTVSPVQPSSPIQEGPIFLVSPLDQKVKVGESVTFTCLATGAGGLIYQWYRNDVPIPGAQTLQYTVSAASLDEDGARFRASVTNGHGTVWSYPATLHVRIWLANVAISGLQARLPEGPALLPGHSLPLVISATQPAGPVLLTEGRGGGQVGWDNFTFQATGVQVDAFGSVSLPEDPRSSDGMLPHLHAATVGRGDLTADLDVPVRYNGAFISDHSGNPGAPGTDGYDGTSGLSGSIGSCDPDHPQAGGNGSDGWSGGPGWDGGPGAPGPDLQVWVGLRPGAHPLLQVKAVSPGQTRYFLVDPDGGSLLLIADGGRGGPGGRGGRGGSGGSGGHGCPDGSNGQSGSDGPGGSDGPGGLGGSITVRVDPAAKPYLGALRFSNKGGIPFGQDGPPVTLQVEAVGSLW